A window of Chrysoperla carnea chromosome 3, inChrCarn1.1, whole genome shotgun sequence genomic DNA:
TAGACACGAACCAGAATGAAATTGCTTCCAAATACCACTCATCGTTTAAATATTAGTCTATTTCTTAGAAACTATCGCCAAGGAGATTTTTGTACTCTTTGGGTCTAATTAATCAGATGAATCTTTGGAAAAATTGAAGGCAACCCtcttaaaaaatcgaatttctaAACATCGCAGCCTTTCCATCTATTAAATCAAAAACCATACAAGATAGCAAGCTTAAATTATAGAAATCTTTTCTAAAAAATGGGATCAGGTATCGGAAGGGTGAAAATCGTCCTACTAAGGTATTTTTGAACTCTTCTTTGTCTCCATCTCaatgaaatagataaaatttaaaaaaaattataaagttttattaatgactaatttttcttgaattatagcGTATACAGATGTACCTGatctaaatataattatagttaATTGGCAAAGAATATCAGAAGTTCCTTGTTATGTCGGTGCATTAATTAATACATGGCATGTAGGCCAATGTACGGCGACCCTATTAACCAGTTTATTAGCATATTCTGGACAATCACCTGAACAATTGCATTTAGTTGGATTTTCATTAGGTGCTCATGTTGCTGGAATTACAGGAACATTGTATACGAAAGCcaccaatcaaaaatttgcacGAATaacaggtaaaaatattttaaataattttatttcatcaatttaatttaattgataataacGTTTTGTATAACAAGAGCCTAACTTGCAAATTTAGGAATAGTAGATATTGCTGAACTTTTTGCAATAgtacctattcgttgtgtgcgtagtcatggtggggataataaaatcgatgccagcgctttaagtgaaaaattttggagataaagtgggctgttatgactaatttgcaattatttacatgttaatgatatagaaactgtcaaattaaaatgattgaaaaacactaattaattaaacttaatgcattaaaaattgtgaaaataagaaatcaaattgtacaaatattatttttcaaatgttaattatcgtaattatttatttaaatttgtgaaacaagaatattaaattttaaatgtaagttttcaatgcaatccacacaattatatatgcatccattaattctataattaaagtagtgtatcgttgtcatggaaacgaaattcacgctcggagcgaatataaCAATATAACCTATTTAACGAAATTGCAACTGACAAAGTATGAATTTATGAATGACATTGTTGGATCCGATTGTTTCAAGAGCTCCTCATTTTTTAGTTAGTTTATGCAATATACATTACAATTATGaaatatgtattacataaaatagaaatatttaagcacgaattacaaataaaaatgttttctataagtttttatttatttattttatttaaggccGCTTTTAACATCTAGGTCATTAGCGACCGCAGaaacttttacaaatttatttcatcaaaaatttaatttaattgacaataaagttttgtttaaaaaaagcctAAATTGCAAATTTACGTCGTGTGCTGAACTTTTTTAATTAGCATATAACAACAAAACAGAACAAGACAGAATGTACTTACCCGAAATTGCAAGCAGCAAAAGATGAATTTACGAATTACAATCGGATTccattgtttcaaaaatttctcattttttagTTAGTTTATGCAATGTGTAttacatttatgtaaatatgtattgcttaaaatttaagtatttacacaaaaatatttattttaaaacttggaCATTGTTTGTTTTAAGGTTTGGATCCAGCATTACCCTTGTATGCAACATTGAGCTTTGTACGTGAATGGATTTTAGATGTCGGTGATGCCCATTTTGTAGATATCATTCATACAAACGCAGGTGTTTttgggaaaattgaaaatactggTGATGTTGATTTTTACGTCAATGGTGGCAGCGCTCAGCCCATGTGTTCGAACCAATCTAGTAAACatgtttatatttgtataaaaaaatccgGAAAAATCGCATCTATtacctaatttaataaaatgaaattttagtttGGGCATAAGCTCTCCAGAAAATATGCAAACTTTTGTCAGTTTGGCGCTAGTTTCTAGAACTATTTTTGGTGTCCTATTTGATATTAAAGCATTTATACACTTTCTcttatactttttataagaaaatcgaaaaaatacttgcagaaaatgcaaaaataaatactttggcTCTGGAAGagtataaagaaattttcatgaactttttaacctttttcttgtacaaatttaaaaaaaatttgtttccagGTCCAAGATTGTGTAGCCATTTTATGGCTCCAGTATATTTTTCGGAGTCAATTTCATCAAATGTTGGATTTTATGGAAAATCGTGTCCTAGCTATTATACCATTTTATTCGGTCAATGTAATTATGATGGAAATAATGAGCTTACACCTATAAAAAATAGTCGAATTATGGGTGAACATTGTGATActaggtaaaaaattttacattaatatgatcgaaagataataaagaaaaaaatttttttttcaagatcgCGTGGAATTTATTATGTGAAGACAGCATATCAATCTCCATACGCTTTAGGACCTTACGAATAAGTTAGTATGATAcacattttaagttttaatttatattagaaCGTGggacataaattttgttttgttaaatgattaatatacATGTTTGAAACTTCGTGAATGGCTTCCTTTTGTCGattctaccaaacttctctctacgacttttttcgagctactgcgttttcaaatgagcatgataatggcatatttaagctatcatCTGAAAGAGCACGGCATGAATATAGTAGACACTATGacaccacttgataacattaataattattaaacaattcagcaaaagtgatccatgtatgtattaaaaacaaaagtactTAAGTATagcatgttcgaggtggtagaTAAGGTTATCGGTGGAGTATTTTTATCGGgcacaatattttattgtttaataattattaatgtgtttaattattaatgtgGTCATACCGTCTCAAAAATTCCTTACTGCATTTTTTTCAGACCGAATGCTTAAGTATGACGTTATGATTCTCATTTGAAAACACGTTCGAAAAAAGTGGCAGAgagaagtttcaagtatgtattattgGGCCGTAAAGTAACTGAAAATaagcgattttatgaatttattcaaaggtaAAAAAAGGGAAGGTTTTGGCATCCAGTTTAAGACCCATCTAAGGCGCAATCTCAGAAGTGCtagggttgcgttaattaactctttgtatacataaaaaaaaaactatttttggccaatatctcgaaaaccatCAACTtcatgaaaaatagtttcaaacaaaaattgtcggaaatttttttcactttaaaaaatattaaataaaaaattttgatatcttcagcCATTTTCTCGAGAATCAGGAAAAACggccaaataaatatttttatgctaattaacaatatcttgaaacaaattgattttataaaaaaaattttcaaacgaaagttattggaaaattgttttcctaaaaaaaaaaatgtagagtgaacaatttcgatatctttagccgttttcaaaacgatcaatttcatatatatttctctctatgattgaataattaacgaaaaatattttatatatatttcgttaattattcaatcattgaataattaacgaaaaatattttatatatatttctctcAATATTTTTCGTATATATTTCTCTCAATAGTTAACGAAAAATATTgagagaaatatatataaaatatttttcgttaattattcaATCATTGAGAGAAATAGATATgaaattgatcgttttgaaaacggctaaAGAAATCGAAATTGTTCACTCTACATTTTgtgtaggaaaaaaattttccaacaactattgtttgaaattttttttataaaatcaattaatttcaagatattgttaattagcatataaataaa
This region includes:
- the LOC123295179 gene encoding lipase member H-A-like, producing MFAQILTVIVVLNILKQQHVVNSAEWSYSKNCVILLYETCDNSQYIEYHFISTNNIYDQPIKLDPNNVILPKTYNVTGPTKVLIHGYGGTRDQSFPEILKAYTDVPDLNIIIVNWQRISEVPCYVGALINTWHVGQCTATLLTSLLAYSGQSPEQLHLVGFSLGAHVAGITGTLYTKATNQKFARITGLDPALPLYATLSFVREWILDVGDAHFVDIIHTNAGVFGKIENTGDVDFYVNGGSAQPMCSNQSSPRLCSHFMAPVYFSESISSNVGFYGKSCPSYYTILFGQCNYDGNNELTPIKNSRIMGEHCDTRSRGIYYVKTAYQSPYALGPYE